The Buttiauxella selenatireducens genome has a window encoding:
- the mutS gene encoding DNA mismatch repair protein MutS, translating to MSTTDNFDGHTPMMQQYLRLKAQHPEILLFYRMGDFYELFYDDAKRASQLLDISLTKRGASAGEPIPMAGVPHHAVENYLAKLVNLGESAAICEQIGDPATSKGPVERKVVRIVTPGTISDEALLQERQDNLLAAIWQDGKGFGYATLDISSGRFRLSEPEDVETMAAELQRTNPAELLYAEDFAETRLIEGRRGLRRRPLWEFEISTARQQLNMQFGTRDLTGFGVENAHHALCAAGCLLQYVKDTQRTSLPHIRSVTMDRQQDSIIMDAATRRNLEITQNLSGGFENTLASVLDCTVTPMGSRMLKRWLHMPIRNVDVLQKRQQTIAALQDRTAEIQPVLRQVGDLERILARLALRTARPRDLARMRYAFQHLPELRELLSDVPTEYVQTLRENMGEFTELRELLERAVVEAPPVLVRDGGVIAPGYNEELDEWRALADGATDYLDRLEIREREKLGLDTLKVGFNGVHGYYIQISRSQSHHAPIHYVRRQTLKNAERYIIPELKEYEDKVLTSKGKALALEKQLYDQLFDALLPHLEALQQSATALAELDVLVNLAERAYSLNYTCPQLTDKPGIKVVGGRHPVVEQVLSEPFIANPLSLAPQRRMLIITGPNMGGKSTYMRQSALIVLLAYIGSFVPAQQAEIGPIDRIFTRVGAADDLASGRSTFMVEMTETANILHNATENSLVLMDEIGRGTSTYDGLSLAWACAESLANRIKALTLFATHYFELTTLPEKMEGVANVHLDAIEHGDTIAFMHSVQDGAASKSYGLAVAALAGVPKEVIKRARQKLRELETVSNNTAATQVDGTQMSLLSVAEETSPAVEALEALDPDSLSPRQALEWIYRLKSLV from the coding sequence ATGAGCACTACGGATAACTTTGACGGCCACACCCCGATGATGCAGCAGTACCTGCGCTTGAAAGCACAGCATCCTGAAATCCTGCTGTTCTATCGTATGGGTGACTTTTACGAGCTTTTTTATGACGATGCGAAACGCGCGTCGCAACTGCTCGATATATCCCTGACTAAGCGTGGGGCATCCGCTGGGGAACCCATTCCAATGGCAGGTGTGCCACATCACGCCGTCGAAAACTATTTAGCTAAGCTTGTGAACCTGGGTGAGTCGGCAGCCATCTGCGAACAGATTGGCGATCCAGCCACCAGTAAGGGGCCGGTTGAGCGTAAAGTGGTGCGCATTGTCACCCCCGGCACCATCAGCGATGAGGCTTTGTTACAAGAGCGCCAGGACAATTTGCTCGCGGCTATTTGGCAGGACGGTAAGGGTTTTGGCTATGCCACACTCGACATTAGTTCAGGTCGTTTTCGTCTGTCAGAGCCGGAAGATGTCGAAACGATGGCGGCAGAACTTCAACGCACCAATCCTGCCGAATTGCTGTATGCGGAAGATTTTGCAGAAACGCGCTTAATTGAAGGTCGTCGCGGTTTGCGTCGTCGCCCGTTGTGGGAATTTGAAATTTCAACCGCGCGCCAGCAGCTGAATATGCAATTTGGCACACGTGACCTGACCGGTTTTGGTGTCGAAAACGCCCATCATGCGTTGTGCGCAGCCGGTTGCTTGCTGCAATACGTTAAAGATACTCAGCGCACTTCGCTGCCGCACATCCGTTCAGTCACGATGGACCGCCAGCAAGACAGCATTATCATGGATGCGGCAACGCGACGTAATCTGGAAATCACCCAGAACCTGTCTGGCGGCTTTGAAAATACGCTGGCTTCGGTGTTGGACTGCACGGTTACGCCGATGGGCAGCCGCATGCTGAAACGCTGGCTGCATATGCCTATCCGAAATGTCGATGTCCTGCAAAAACGCCAGCAGACCATTGCCGCGCTACAAGACAGAACCGCTGAAATCCAACCGGTGCTGCGTCAGGTGGGCGATCTGGAGCGTATTCTGGCACGTCTGGCATTGCGTACTGCACGCCCACGTGATTTAGCCCGTATGCGCTATGCCTTCCAACACTTGCCTGAACTGCGCGAACTGCTGAGCGATGTACCAACTGAATATGTCCAGACGCTGCGTGAGAACATGGGCGAGTTCACCGAGTTACGTGAGCTACTCGAACGCGCCGTGGTCGAAGCGCCACCCGTGCTGGTACGTGATGGCGGTGTTATCGCACCAGGCTATAACGAAGAGCTAGACGAATGGCGAGCACTGGCTGATGGTGCAACGGATTATCTCGACAGGCTGGAAATCCGTGAGCGTGAAAAACTCGGTCTGGATACGCTGAAGGTTGGTTTCAATGGCGTACATGGTTATTACATCCAGATTAGTCGCAGCCAAAGCCATCACGCGCCGATTCATTATGTTCGCCGCCAGACGTTAAAAAACGCCGAACGCTATATCATTCCTGAGCTGAAAGAGTACGAAGACAAAGTGCTGACCTCAAAAGGGAAAGCGCTGGCGCTGGAAAAGCAGCTCTACGATCAGTTGTTCGATGCGTTGTTACCCCATCTTGAAGCATTGCAGCAAAGTGCCACCGCCCTCGCAGAACTTGATGTGCTGGTAAACCTGGCTGAACGCGCTTATAGCCTGAATTACACTTGTCCACAATTGACGGATAAACCGGGAATTAAGGTGGTTGGTGGTCGTCATCCGGTTGTTGAACAGGTTCTTAGCGAACCCTTTATCGCCAACCCGTTAAGCCTTGCACCTCAACGACGTATGTTGATTATTACCGGGCCGAACATGGGCGGTAAAAGTACTTATATGCGTCAGTCTGCGCTGATAGTACTGCTGGCTTATATCGGCAGTTTTGTTCCTGCGCAGCAGGCTGAAATTGGCCCGATCGACCGTATATTCACCCGCGTCGGTGCGGCAGATGATCTGGCTTCCGGACGTTCAACCTTCATGGTGGAAATGACCGAAACGGCAAATATTCTGCATAACGCCACTGAAAACAGCCTGGTGCTGATGGATGAAATTGGTCGTGGGACTTCCACCTACGATGGACTGTCGCTCGCCTGGGCGTGTGCCGAAAGCCTGGCAAACCGCATCAAAGCGCTAACGCTTTTCGCCACGCACTATTTTGAGTTGACGACGCTTCCAGAAAAAATGGAAGGTGTGGCGAACGTGCATTTGGACGCAATTGAACACGGTGACACCATCGCGTTTATGCACAGCGTGCAGGACGGTGCAGCGAGCAAAAGTTATGGACTGGCCGTAGCGGCGCTGGCAGGCGTGCCAAAAGAGGTCATAAAGCGTGCGCGTCAGAAACTGCGTGAGCTTGAGACTGTTTCGAATAATACAGCGGCCACTCAGGTCGATGGTACTCAGATGTCGTTGCTGTCTGTTGCGGAGGAAACTTCACCTGCGGTAGAAGCGCTGGAAGCATTAGACCCGGATTCACTGTCACCGCGTCAGGCGCTGGAGTGGATTTATCGCCTGAAGAGTCTGGTGTAG
- the mltB gene encoding lytic murein transglycosylase B, with protein sequence MRYSVALLPLIVLLAACSSKPKTETQQQQTGTPSGGFLLQPQHDVFMQTGDFANNPEAEKFINKMVSEHGFDRQQLHEVLSQAKRLDYVLRLMDQQAPTTAPPPGPNGAWLRYRGKFITPDNVQNGVAFWNQYDDALKRAFQVYGVPPEIIVGIIGVETRWGRVMGKTRIIDALATLSFAYPRRAQYFSGELETFLLMARKEGDDPLALKGSFAGAMGYGQFMPTAFKEYAVDFNGDGHVNLWDPEDAIGSVANYFKGHGWVKGDLVAVPANGQVPGLANGFKTKYSVSALAESGLSPTASLGNHQEASLLRLDMGDRYQYWYGLPNFYTITRYNHSTHYAMAVWQLGQAVALARVQ encoded by the coding sequence ATGCGTTACTCCGTCGCGTTACTTCCACTTATTGTTTTACTTGCCGCGTGTAGCAGTAAACCGAAAACTGAAACTCAGCAACAGCAAACAGGCACGCCTTCGGGTGGTTTCTTGTTGCAGCCACAGCATGATGTATTTATGCAGACGGGGGATTTTGCCAATAATCCTGAAGCTGAGAAATTCATCAATAAAATGGTGAGTGAGCATGGTTTTGACCGTCAACAATTGCATGAGGTGCTGTCTCAAGCCAAAAGGTTGGATTATGTGCTGCGTTTAATGGACCAACAGGCACCGACTACTGCGCCGCCTCCGGGCCCGAATGGTGCATGGTTACGTTATCGTGGCAAATTTATCACGCCGGATAATGTGCAAAATGGTGTCGCGTTCTGGAATCAATATGATGATGCGTTGAAACGGGCTTTCCAGGTTTACGGCGTTCCTCCTGAAATCATTGTTGGGATTATCGGCGTGGAAACTCGCTGGGGTCGCGTAATGGGCAAAACACGCATCATCGATGCCCTGGCGACATTATCCTTCGCATATCCGCGCCGTGCTCAATACTTCTCTGGCGAACTGGAAACCTTCCTGCTGATGGCACGCAAAGAAGGTGACGATCCGCTGGCGCTGAAAGGATCTTTTGCTGGGGCGATGGGTTACGGTCAGTTTATGCCTACGGCATTCAAGGAATACGCGGTTGATTTCAACGGCGACGGCCATGTGAATTTGTGGGATCCCGAAGACGCGATTGGCAGCGTGGCAAATTATTTCAAAGGCCACGGTTGGGTGAAAGGTGATTTGGTTGCTGTTCCTGCTAACGGCCAAGTGCCGGGATTAGCAAACGGCTTTAAGACTAAGTACTCCGTTTCCGCGCTGGCGGAATCAGGCTTAAGCCCGACCGCTTCCCTGGGGAACCATCAGGAAGCCAGTTTGCTGCGCCTGGATATGGGGGATCGTTATCAGTACTGGTACGGTTTACCGAATTTTTACACCATCACCCGTTATAACCACAGCACGCATTATGCAATGGCTGTCTGGCAGTTAGGTCAGGCGGTAGCGCTGGCCCGCGTTCAGTAA
- a CDS encoding metal ABC transporter ATP-binding protein translates to MITLNQLVLGYQGRAVTPALTGQITKGSMTAVIGANGTGKSTLLKTLLKLQVPVSGQLRFTDGNVPRIAWLPQLAEMERQFPATVYDVVCMGAWPVRNLFSALNRQNRLRIADAIERVGLSAYSKQPIEMLSGGQFQRMLFARLLVQNAPLVLLDEPFTGVDSQTSDFLMSLICQMHQTGQTVLAVLHDNERVSRYFPQVLLLAQDHFHWGKTAEVLPRYSQFGTHLVLSA, encoded by the coding sequence ATGATCACGCTAAATCAATTGGTGCTGGGATATCAGGGAAGGGCGGTGACACCGGCACTAACGGGTCAGATTACAAAAGGGAGTATGACCGCCGTTATTGGTGCGAACGGCACAGGGAAATCGACGTTACTCAAAACGCTGCTGAAATTACAGGTACCGGTGTCGGGGCAACTGCGGTTTACCGACGGTAACGTCCCGCGTATTGCCTGGTTGCCACAACTTGCTGAAATGGAAAGACAGTTTCCTGCCACTGTTTACGATGTGGTGTGTATGGGGGCGTGGCCGGTCCGCAATCTGTTTTCAGCCTTGAATCGCCAAAACCGCCTGCGGATAGCTGATGCCATCGAGCGAGTGGGTTTGAGCGCCTACAGCAAACAGCCTATTGAAATGCTTTCTGGTGGCCAGTTTCAGAGAATGCTGTTCGCACGTTTACTGGTGCAAAACGCGCCGTTGGTTCTGCTTGATGAGCCGTTTACCGGAGTCGACTCGCAAACCAGCGATTTCCTGATGTCGCTAATTTGCCAAATGCATCAGACAGGCCAAACGGTCCTGGCTGTGCTGCATGATAACGAACGCGTCAGCAGGTACTTCCCACAGGTATTATTGCTCGCACAAGATCATTTCCATTGGGGAAAGACTGCTGAAGTGTTACCTCGCTATTCGCAATTTGGTACTCATCTGGTGTTATCAGCATGA
- a CDS encoding metal ABC transporter permease, translating to MIYHFFFEPFIHYGFMRRALVACLALSLSTAPLGIFLLLRRMSLVGDALSHAILPGVAVGYLLAGMSLVAMGIGGFVAGVLVALISGLVSSRTQLKEDASFAGFYLGSLALGVTLISLRGSSVDLLHLLFGSILAVDSQATIFVGVIASVTLLILAAFYRGLVMETFDRSFLQVNNRFAPHLIHGVFLALLVLNLVAGFQILGTLMSVGLMMLPAVSARCWAKTLPGAIFIAVACGLLSAWVGLAWSFAAALPAGPAIVLTASVGFFISIIFGSRSGLARSLCRGWITTSKGIK from the coding sequence ATGATTTATCACTTCTTCTTTGAGCCGTTTATCCATTACGGTTTTATGCGTCGTGCGCTTGTCGCATGCCTGGCACTCTCACTGAGTACCGCTCCGCTGGGGATCTTTTTGCTGCTAAGACGTATGAGTCTGGTTGGCGATGCGCTTTCCCACGCCATCCTACCTGGCGTGGCAGTGGGCTATTTATTGGCGGGAATGTCACTGGTTGCGATGGGTATCGGCGGCTTTGTCGCGGGCGTGCTGGTTGCATTAATTTCCGGCCTGGTGAGCTCTCGGACCCAACTTAAAGAAGATGCCAGTTTCGCGGGATTTTATCTTGGCTCGCTGGCGTTAGGCGTCACGCTCATTTCGCTTCGTGGTTCCAGTGTTGACCTGCTGCACCTTTTATTTGGCTCAATCCTGGCTGTTGATAGCCAGGCAACGATCTTTGTCGGCGTGATTGCCAGCGTGACGTTACTCATTCTGGCGGCTTTTTATCGCGGACTGGTGATGGAAACCTTCGACCGCAGCTTTTTACAGGTCAATAACCGCTTCGCTCCACATCTTATTCACGGCGTGTTTCTCGCGCTGCTGGTGCTTAACCTTGTCGCTGGATTTCAAATTCTCGGCACGTTGATGTCTGTCGGGCTGATGATGTTACCGGCGGTGTCAGCGCGCTGCTGGGCGAAAACGCTGCCCGGCGCGATATTCATCGCGGTTGCCTGTGGTTTGTTGTCGGCATGGGTTGGGCTGGCATGGTCCTTTGCAGCCGCGCTACCCGCAGGGCCTGCGATTGTTCTGACGGCGAGCGTTGGCTTCTTTATCTCAATCATTTTCGGTTCGCGCAGCGGGCTGGCTCGAAGCCTGTGTCGAGGCTGGATAACAACAAGCAAGGGGATTAAATGA
- a CDS encoding metal ABC transporter substrate-binding protein: MKRFGMMMSLVLACSSQAALAKNLNVVTSFTVLADMAKQVGGEHVTVKSLVGPNGDPHSFEPSPQDSVALSQADVVIVSGLGMEGWMDRLVSASGYKGKIIVASDGISTRSMIDDGKQITDPHAWNSAENGAVYAQNIMKALMAADSQDATAIKDSGTEYATRLKLLDSWAKTRFESIPKSHRKVLTSHDAFGYFGQQYGVTFLAPVGFSTEAEANASDVAGLIKLLKSQHIKTYFIENQTDPRLVKQIAAASGAQPGGELYPEALSDVSGPASTYEMAFKHNVEAIANSMK; the protein is encoded by the coding sequence ATGAAACGTTTTGGGATGATGATGTCATTGGTGCTGGCTTGTTCCAGCCAGGCGGCATTAGCGAAGAACCTCAATGTGGTGACAAGTTTCACGGTGCTCGCTGATATGGCTAAACAAGTCGGCGGTGAGCATGTCACGGTAAAAAGCCTGGTGGGGCCAAACGGCGATCCACACAGCTTCGAGCCATCACCGCAAGACAGCGTGGCTTTAAGCCAGGCTGATGTGGTTATCGTAAGCGGGTTGGGAATGGAAGGGTGGATGGACCGCCTGGTAAGTGCTTCAGGCTATAAAGGCAAAATTATTGTTGCCTCTGATGGTATCTCCACGCGCAGCATGATCGATGATGGTAAACAAATTACTGACCCGCATGCCTGGAATAGTGCTGAAAATGGGGCAGTCTACGCACAAAATATTATGAAGGCTCTGATGGCGGCGGACTCTCAAGATGCCACTGCAATAAAGGACAGCGGCACCGAGTACGCCACGCGCCTGAAATTATTAGATAGCTGGGCAAAAACACGCTTTGAATCTATTCCCAAATCGCATCGTAAAGTGCTTACCAGCCACGATGCATTCGGTTATTTTGGCCAGCAATATGGTGTGACTTTCCTGGCGCCCGTGGGCTTCTCGACCGAAGCTGAAGCGAATGCCAGTGATGTTGCAGGGCTCATTAAACTGCTCAAAAGTCAGCACATCAAAACTTACTTTATTGAGAATCAGACAGACCCTCGTCTGGTAAAACAAATCGCAGCAGCAAGTGGCGCACAACCGGGTGGAGAGTTGTACCCTGAGGCACTTTCCGACGTGAGCGGCCCCGCGAGCACTTACGAGATGGCTTTCAAGCATAACGTGGAAGCTATTGCCAACAGCATGAAATGA
- the pncC gene encoding nicotinamide-nucleotide amidase — protein sequence MTEKTLRQLSHQLGEALGQLGATVTTVESCTGGWIAKVITDVSGSSAWFERGFVTYSNEAKHQMIGVDNGTLETHGAVSEAVVREMAQGALFAASADYAIAVSGIAGPNGGSEEKPVGTVWFGFSSKLDGTVARHQLFDGDRDAVRRQATEYALQTLWEEFLKNKLDTV from the coding sequence ATGACAGAGAAAACATTGCGTCAATTAAGTCACCAGTTGGGCGAGGCGCTTGGGCAACTTGGAGCCACCGTCACGACGGTGGAATCTTGCACCGGCGGCTGGATTGCGAAGGTGATTACTGATGTTTCAGGTAGCTCCGCCTGGTTTGAACGCGGCTTTGTTACCTACAGTAATGAGGCTAAGCACCAAATGATTGGTGTTGATAATGGCACGCTAGAAACCCACGGCGCGGTGAGCGAAGCTGTGGTGCGTGAAATGGCGCAGGGGGCGTTATTTGCGGCTTCTGCAGATTACGCGATTGCCGTCAGTGGTATCGCGGGGCCAAATGGTGGCAGCGAAGAAAAACCTGTTGGCACCGTGTGGTTTGGTTTCAGTTCAAAGCTTGATGGCACTGTCGCTCGCCATCAACTTTTTGACGGTGACCGTGATGCCGTTCGCCGTCAGGCCACTGAATATGCACTGCAAACCCTGTGGGAAGAATTTCTCAAAAATAAGCTTGATACTGTATGA
- the recA gene encoding recombinase RecA has protein sequence MAIDENKQKALAAALGQIEKQFGKGSIMRLGEDRTMDVETISTGSLSLDIALGAGGLPMGRIVEIYGPESSGKTTLTLQVIAAAQREGKTCAFIDAEHALDPIYAKKLGVDIDNLLCSQPDTGEQALEICDALARSGAVDVIVVDSVAALTPKAEIEGEIGDSHMGLAARMMSQAMRKLAGNLKQSNTLLIFINQIRMKIGVMFGNPETTTGGNALKFYASVRLDIRRIGAVKDGDNVVGSETRVKVVKNKIAAPFKQAEFQIMYGEGINFYGELVDLGVKHKLIEKAGAWYSYNGEKIGQGKSNASNFLKENKPMSVEIEKKLREMLLNNQDGTPDFVVDDHDKDVAETNEDF, from the coding sequence ATGGCTATCGACGAAAACAAACAGAAGGCGTTAGCGGCAGCACTTGGCCAAATTGAAAAACAATTCGGTAAAGGCTCCATCATGCGTCTGGGTGAAGACCGTACCATGGATGTGGAAACGATCTCTACCGGTTCACTTTCACTGGATATTGCTCTGGGAGCCGGCGGCTTGCCAATGGGGCGTATCGTTGAAATCTACGGACCAGAATCCTCTGGTAAAACGACGCTGACTTTGCAAGTTATCGCCGCCGCTCAACGTGAAGGTAAAACATGTGCTTTTATCGATGCCGAGCATGCTCTGGATCCGATTTACGCTAAAAAATTGGGCGTCGATATCGACAACCTGCTGTGTTCCCAGCCTGATACTGGCGAGCAAGCTCTGGAAATCTGTGATGCGCTGGCACGTTCTGGTGCCGTTGACGTTATCGTGGTTGACTCCGTTGCCGCTCTGACACCGAAAGCTGAAATTGAAGGCGAAATTGGTGACTCTCATATGGGCCTTGCGGCACGTATGATGAGCCAGGCAATGCGTAAACTGGCGGGTAACCTCAAGCAGTCGAACACGCTGTTGATCTTCATTAACCAGATTCGTATGAAAATTGGTGTGATGTTCGGTAACCCGGAAACCACTACGGGTGGTAACGCACTGAAGTTCTACGCTTCTGTCCGCCTTGATATCCGCCGTATCGGTGCGGTTAAAGATGGCGACAACGTGGTGGGTAGTGAAACCCGCGTTAAAGTGGTCAAAAACAAAATTGCTGCACCGTTTAAACAAGCTGAATTCCAGATTATGTACGGCGAAGGTATCAACTTCTACGGTGAGCTGGTTGATTTGGGCGTGAAACACAAGCTGATTGAAAAAGCGGGCGCCTGGTACAGTTACAACGGTGAGAAGATTGGCCAGGGCAAATCCAATGCCAGTAACTTCCTGAAAGAGAACAAGCCGATGTCCGTGGAAATCGAGAAGAAACTCCGCGAGATGCTGCTGAACAATCAGGACGGTACGCCAGATTTCGTCGTTGACGACCACGACAAAGACGTCGCAGAAACCAACGAAGACTTCTAA
- a CDS encoding regulatory protein RecX has translation MFDSTPRRNTYSRLLDKATRILAMRDHSEQELRRKLSAQPTFPGKPKSEEDPFTPEDIEKVIAWCYEHHWLDDAQFASRFIASRARKGYGPQRIRQELQSKGIARDTSETAMFNCEIDWQEMAREIAERKFGEQLPTEWKERAKVQRFLLYRGFFMEDIQSVYTRHT, from the coding sequence ATGTTTGATTCGACTCCCCGCCGTAACACTTACTCCCGCTTGTTAGACAAAGCCACGCGTATCCTCGCGATGCGTGATCACAGCGAACAAGAACTCCGCCGTAAACTGTCTGCCCAACCCACTTTCCCAGGAAAGCCGAAATCTGAGGAAGATCCTTTCACGCCAGAAGATATCGAAAAAGTCATTGCCTGGTGTTATGAACACCACTGGCTGGACGATGCGCAGTTTGCGTCACGCTTCATTGCTAGCCGTGCCCGTAAAGGATATGGCCCACAGCGTATCCGCCAGGAATTACAGAGCAAAGGCATTGCCCGCGATACGAGTGAAACCGCAATGTTTAATTGTGAAATAGACTGGCAAGAGATGGCTCGAGAAATCGCCGAGCGAAAATTTGGTGAGCAACTTCCTACAGAATGGAAGGAACGAGCTAAAGTGCAGCGTTTCCTGCTGTACCGTGGGTTCTTTATGGAAGATATCCAGAGCGTTTATACCCGTCATACTTGA
- the alaS gene encoding alanine--tRNA ligase: MSKSTAEIRQAFLDFFHSKGHQVVASSSLVPNNDPTLLFTNAGMNQFKDVFLGLDKRNYSRATTSQRCVRAGGKHNDLENVGYTARHHTFFEMLGNFSFGDYFKHDAINFAWELLTGEQWFNLPKDRLWVTVYETDDEAFEIWEKEVGVPRERIIRIGDNKGAAYASDNFWQMGDTGPCGPCTEIFFDHGDHIWGGPPGSAEEDGDRYIEIWNIVFMQFNRQQDGTMLPLPKPSVDTGMGLERIAAVLQHVNSNYEIDLFSQLIKSVAKVTGATDLTSKSLRVIADHIRSCAFLVADGVTPSNEGRGYVLRRIIRRAIRHGNMLGAKETFFYKLVGPLVEVMGAAGEELQRQQALVEQVLKTEEEQFARTLERGLALLDEELAKLKGDTLDGETAFRLYDTYGFPVDLTADVCRERNLKVDESGFEAAMEEQRRRARESSGFGADYNSMIRVDSATAFKGYDHTDLNAKVTALFVDGKAVEQVTAGQDAVVVLNETPFYAESGGQVGDKGAIKGNGVDFAVSDTQKYGQAIGHLGKVVSGVVKVGDSVKAEVDEARRSRIRLNHSATHLLHAALRQVLGTHVAQKGSLVNDKGLRFDFSHFEGMKPTEIRAVEDIVNAQIRRNLPIETNVMDLESAKAKGAMALFGEKYDDHVRVLSMGDFSTELCGGIHASRTGDIGLFRIVAESGTAAGVRRIEAVTGEGALANLHAQSEQLQDIAQLLKGDSQNLNEKVRSVLERTRQLEKELQQLKEQQAVQESANLSSKAVDVKGVKLLVSELANVEPKMLRTMVDDLKNQLGSAIIVLATVSEGKVSLIAGVSKDVTDRVKAGELIGVIAQQVGGKGGGRPDMAQAGGTDAAALPGALAGIEAWVSAKL, encoded by the coding sequence ATGAGCAAGAGCACCGCTGAGATCCGTCAGGCGTTTCTCGATTTTTTCCATAGTAAAGGTCACCAGGTTGTAGCGAGTAGCTCCCTGGTTCCGAATAACGATCCTACTTTGCTGTTTACCAATGCCGGGATGAACCAATTCAAGGATGTATTCCTTGGTCTCGACAAGCGTAACTATTCCCGTGCAACAACGTCTCAACGTTGTGTTCGCGCCGGTGGTAAACACAACGATCTGGAGAACGTCGGTTACACTGCACGTCACCACACTTTCTTTGAAATGCTGGGTAACTTCAGCTTCGGTGACTATTTCAAACACGATGCCATCAACTTCGCATGGGAATTATTGACCGGCGAACAGTGGTTTAACCTGCCAAAAGATCGTTTGTGGGTCACGGTTTACGAGACTGACGACGAAGCGTTTGAAATCTGGGAAAAAGAAGTTGGTGTCCCGCGCGAACGTATTATTCGCATCGGTGATAACAAAGGTGCAGCTTACGCATCTGATAACTTCTGGCAGATGGGTGACACTGGCCCATGCGGCCCATGCACCGAAATCTTCTTCGACCATGGCGACCATATTTGGGGCGGACCTCCGGGTAGCGCTGAAGAAGATGGCGACCGTTATATCGAAATCTGGAACATCGTATTCATGCAGTTCAACCGTCAGCAAGATGGCACCATGTTGCCATTGCCTAAGCCGTCTGTTGATACTGGTATGGGTCTGGAGCGCATTGCAGCTGTTCTGCAGCACGTTAACTCCAACTACGAAATCGATCTGTTCAGCCAACTGATTAAGTCTGTTGCCAAAGTCACTGGCGCAACCGATCTGACCAGCAAATCGCTGCGTGTAATCGCTGACCATATTCGTTCTTGCGCATTCCTGGTTGCTGATGGTGTTACACCGTCCAATGAAGGTCGTGGCTACGTGCTGCGCCGTATCATTCGTCGTGCGATTCGCCACGGCAATATGCTGGGTGCTAAAGAAACCTTCTTCTACAAACTGGTTGGCCCATTGGTTGAAGTGATGGGCGCGGCGGGTGAAGAACTGCAACGCCAGCAAGCGTTGGTTGAGCAAGTTCTGAAAACGGAAGAAGAACAGTTTGCTCGTACACTTGAGCGTGGTTTAGCGCTGTTGGATGAAGAACTTGCGAAACTGAAGGGCGATACGCTGGACGGCGAAACGGCTTTCCGTCTGTACGACACTTACGGTTTCCCGGTGGATCTGACTGCTGATGTTTGCCGCGAGCGTAACCTGAAAGTAGACGAGTCTGGTTTTGAAGCTGCGATGGAAGAACAACGCCGTCGTGCACGCGAGTCCAGCGGTTTTGGCGCTGACTACAACAGCATGATCCGCGTAGATTCAGCTACCGCTTTCAAAGGTTATGATCACACTGATTTGAACGCTAAAGTCACCGCACTGTTTGTTGATGGTAAAGCCGTTGAACAAGTGACTGCGGGCCAGGACGCTGTTGTGGTGCTCAATGAAACACCATTCTATGCAGAATCTGGTGGCCAGGTTGGTGACAAAGGCGCAATCAAAGGCAACGGTGTGGACTTTGCCGTAAGCGATACGCAGAAGTATGGCCAGGCAATCGGTCATCTGGGCAAAGTCGTCTCGGGTGTAGTGAAAGTGGGCGACAGCGTAAAAGCTGAAGTTGATGAAGCGCGTCGTTCACGTATTCGTCTGAACCACTCCGCAACTCACTTGCTGCACGCCGCACTGCGCCAGGTTCTGGGCACGCATGTTGCGCAGAAAGGTTCACTGGTTAACGACAAAGGCCTGCGTTTCGACTTCTCGCATTTTGAAGGCATGAAACCGACTGAAATTCGCGCAGTTGAAGATATCGTCAACGCCCAGATTCGCCGCAACTTGCCTATCGAAACCAATGTAATGGATTTGGAATCGGCTAAAGCTAAAGGCGCAATGGCGCTGTTTGGTGAGAAATATGATGACCACGTGCGTGTTCTGAGCATGGGTGATTTCTCTACCGAATTGTGTGGTGGTATTCACGCAAGCCGCACTGGCGATATCGGCCTGTTCCGTATCGTTGCAGAATCCGGTACAGCTGCGGGTGTGCGTCGTATTGAAGCCGTTACTGGTGAAGGTGCGCTAGCAAATCTGCATGCTCAGAGTGAACAGCTTCAGGATATTGCTCAACTGCTCAAAGGCGACAGCCAGAATCTGAATGAGAAAGTGCGTTCGGTTCTGGAACGTACTCGTCAGCTTGAAAAAGAGTTGCAGCAGTTGAAAGAACAGCAGGCAGTGCAGGAGAGTGCAAACCTTTCCAGCAAAGCTGTCGATGTGAAGGGCGTTAAACTCCTCGTGAGTGAACTCGCCAACGTTGAACCGAAGATGCTGCGTACTATGGTCGATGACCTGAAAAATCAGCTCGGTTCGGCAATTATCGTTCTGGCGACTGTATCAGAAGGTAAGGTTTCTCTGATTGCAGGTGTCTCTAAAGATGTGACCGACCGCGTGAAGGCGGGAGAACTGATTGGTGTTATCGCTCAGCAAGTCGGTGGCAAAGGAGGCGGTCGTCCAGATATGGCCCAGGCGGGTGGTACGGATGCTGCAGCATTGCCGGGCGCACTGGCCGGTATTGAAGCTTGGGTTTCGGCTAAGCTCTAA